The DNA segment TAGAGGCCCTAGATCTGCTCCAGGCTGGTCTCCTGTGAAGAGGCAGAGACGCCAAATTTTTAACCCTGACAGCTTCCTCTTCACAGGCATCATAGAGATAACTACACCGgcaggaaaaatctgaaaatcctGATGTTTCTGAGATGCAGAAAATGGTTTGGGAAATTAATGAACAGGAATGATAGCCTGCAAATCTCACAATCAACAAATAAGAGAAGTTGTAAGCATAAGCGTAATTTTAGACCACAGGGAAACCAAAATTCAACAACAGATTCTTCTCAGAGAGGAAACTTTTCCCCTTTGCAGGACTTTATTGAACATAAACAAAAGTTAGTTCTCCTAGAATTAATAATAGTCCAGTTCTTCAAAAGtacttatttccatttttcctttttattgcatGCTTGCCACAAATTGGAAGGATCTTGTCAGTGAGGTTGCTGTATATAAATGGCACATTTGAGTTAAACATAGAACATAACCTCGAAGTTCCAGTTAAAACAAGACTGATCCTGTAAAGCTTATATCACAGTCATACAGCCAAGCCTTCCTACATATTCCTAACTCCAAGTCTAGGGCCGTGTTTCCCAATCCAGACAATCTGCCAGCTCCTACCCCTACACATCAAATCTATGGTGCCAATAGCTCCAAGGGACACACTGTTGTATGGCAGATACACTGACCTAAAAAGCTACAGTTGTACAGAAATACCTTGTAAGAAATTATCATAGTCTGTACCTGCATTTACACGTAGATTTTTGGCTCTGTCCACAAGCTCTGGCAGCCATTTCTGAGCTTCTCCCACCAGAATTGCTGTAGACAGGGCCATGCAGCGTTGGCCAGCTGCTCCAAAAGCAGCTCCAACCAGCTGGTTCAATGTGTTCTCTTTATTGGCATCAGGCATCACCACGCCATGGTTCTTGGCTCCCTGAAATATAACACATACACGGTCTCCTGTTATTAACCATCCCAGTGCTGCTCTTCTCTAGCTCTCTGACAGTATCCTCATATAGCAGCTATGACTCTGCTACCAACAGGCTGGCAAGAAGGGCAGCCTCATCACTTAACTATCAGTAGCAAAgtcagcttctgctgctgggtggTGCGGTCTCTCTTAACATTCACAGGAGACAGAGGCAGTCTATGTGCTGAAGTGTGCTCCATTCAGAGGCATTACCATGTTGGCCTGGACTCTCTTGCCATTCCGGGATCCTCTCTCATAGATGTACTCTCCAGCCTGATTAGATCCCACAAAGCTGATTGCTCTGATATCCGGATGGTCACAAATGAAATTCACAGCTTCAAATAGGAAATAATACATTATAACTGTGGTGCATAAATGCTTCCCTCTGTTCCCATCCCCACAGTGCTGAATCTGTGTCTCTTTCTTCTGACCAAAATTCTTGCCTCTGCTTCCTACATCCGAGTTCCCCCACTGCCTGTCTGTGTACCTCTCCACCGATTTCTCAGCATGTGTACTCcttcctgtccctgtcctcatACACCTGGCCCTCTGCCATCCCTCCACACTTTGGGCGTCGCCTGGGCGATGCTGAAGTGGAGTTACTGTTGTGTATTTGTATCCTGATGCTCTGAAGCTACTTgtgtactgtaaaaaataccatGTTAGGAGCTAGAATACTGGCATCCACTGCATATTCAGTGAGGCATTTGAGCACCTACATGTCTCGGGAACTCTAGCCCTAGCCCACCAAATTCTGTCCACCGTATCTCCTGAAAGATTTGGTGCAAGATGGCAAAGAATCTCCCAGTCACCTCCCTTCACCTCCACAGAGGGGTGATATACCTGTCCAGAACTATCTAACAGCAGCAGTATCACACTCTCCAAGGGTACCTCCACTGAGCATATACAACCCTTACACACTCCAGTCATCTCTCAAGAAGGGCTATTATTACCTTCATGTTGTCCATGGATGATATTCAGGGTCCCATCGGGAGCACCAGCATCCTGAAACAGCTTGGCAAGGAACATGAGTGCTCCTGGTACACGCTCAGATGGTTTCATCAAGAAGGTGTTTCCACAGACCATAGCCATGGGGAACATCCAAAGAGGAATCATGGCTGGGAAATTGAATGGTGCAATTCCAGCACACACGCCCAGAGGCAGACGGTAGGTGTAAGTGTCCATGTCTTTAGTGATGGAGGGCATGGTCTCTCCCAGTATGAGGGATGTCACACTGCAAGCATGTTCAACcacctctgcagcagaaagggcAATATGCCACTGGATGATCTGTTAACAATTAGTCCCCAAACTCCCTTCTCACCACTGCCTTGACCCAAGTCTTTTTCTTCCAGACTCTTTTCCCACACCTTAAAACTCATTGTGCTCCAGAAAATCCCTTTGCTAAGCACTGCGAGCCCATCGTGAATGGATTCTCTCTTGAGTGCATTATATGTCATTGCAACAGGAGCAGAGACACAACAGCCCCAGTAAAAGAAGCACAGGTATAGTAGTATCGTACCACCTGGGACTCAACCTCACACAGCTAAGCCCAAGCAAGAAGGTCTTACCCCTTTACAGCAATTCGTAGTCACTCCTAGGAAAAGGAAGGATCTAACAACTTGGAAGTGTTTTAAGGAAACTCTATCTAAGGGAACTTTCCAGGTTATGGTCACAATTGCCCCTTTTCTTTCAGGAGGAGGCTATGAAAGGAGCTACATATACAGATTCCCAGAGCAATCAGTTGCTCAAGAGACCTCCTCCCTTCCTATGGATTCTCGAAGTCCCTTTTTAACAGGAGGAGCCAGCAGCTTACGGAGGCCTCGGAACACATCTCCCTCAGCATCAGCCAGGGTCTTCCCTTGCTCAAAGGTGATGAgttttgaaatttctttctgaaaatggaaaacacaaCGTTTACAAATGTTAGAAAAGTGCCTGCACATGAAACAGGATGCAGTTTAATAGAGAGATGAATATCACAATGAGCAGACTGAGCAGAATCTGGAAAAGCCTATGCTGACTGATTTGCTCCTTTTTAGACAAGAAACTAATACACCACGCAGgtgacattttagaaaaaataactgTGGGTTCAGCTTGTACTCTACAGCTTTCAGGTGTcacaccacaaacaaaacaaaacagcaatcACGGAGATCCAAACACATGGTAACATACTTTTTGCACTTGTCTTTTTCAATAGGCACATTCTCCATCAAGGGTGAAAGTTCCTCTTGTGGTCTTTTGGTAGAGACAAATGCAGAACAATATTCCCTAAGAAGCACTGCCTCCCTGTCCGCATTTGATGGAGAGAGCTTTGCTGCACCTCTCAATGACAGTGTCTCAGGTGGCTCCTCAATCATGGCAATGCCTCATCAAGAACTCTGTAAACCCCAAGTCTCTCACTTTAATTCCTACAGTCAACTGCAACAGCCATCACACACAGCCGTGGTGTCTCACCAGATTGTCTTTGATGAGTTGTTGATAACGCAGGAAAATTTGCTGGCGACTCAGAACAGAAGTTTCTGACCAGTTCCAAAAAGCCTTCTTGCAAGAAGCCACAGCTGCTTCCATCTCACTGGCTGTAGCTTTTGGTACACGGCTGACTACTTCATTTGTggcctgaaggaaaaaaaaatacaccccTGCATCAAAACTCAACTTCTTCCATCTAACCCTGCCACCCATTCAATGGTCCTTCCACACCACACACCTAATATCCCTCTTCTGCAAAGAGCTGTATTTCTGAGGGGAGAGCACAAAAGAGACTCCTTCCTTGGTGCACACAAAAGGCCTGGGCTACAACTGGAATAGTTCTGAAAACCTGCAATCTACACATCTCAAATGAAGCATCCAGAAAACTACAAAAGCATTGCTGATTTCCAACTTGAAGTGATTTGTCTACCTTGAAGCTTCTAGAGCGTATAAGGCAAAGGTTTCTGTGGACTGTGGTCTTTTCCCTCTGCATCCTCTCAGCTCATCTGCTGTCCTTGCGCATTACAGGAGGCAAGGTTCCTTTGGAAAAAGCAGTACATGACTGTGCAATTGGCACTGAAGTTAGTTTACCTAGACCAGTAGGCCAAAGTAAGATTGTTTTACAAGCAACCTTAGTTCTGCAgtattttacctttaaaaactTGTATTTGCAGTTTAACCTCCTTCTAATGCACTCTTAAAAATTACGCCTGCTCTGACATGACAAAAACATCAGGTACATCACTAAGAGagaaacaacccaaaacaagagaagaaaattaaacatgaaCATTGGTTGCCACATAGAGACCAAATGAGCTTCATAAACACGGCCCACTGTTCTGATCACTTCCACAAAGCGTATCAAAGTAGAATTTTATAGAGAAAAGTTTTTAGAAACTGCTGTGCAAGTGCTTACTAGCAGGAGGGTCAGAATTCTGAGCACGATGTCATTTCCATTCATCTTTGGTGGAGGACTCAGACGAGTACAAGTGCTACTAATCTAAGATTATTTTGCACTGCATAGCGTCCAACCTCTAAATCCACTGTGAATATTATGGCTTATTATAGATAGAAGCTCTCTGAAACAACAGGAGCTTCAGAGCTGTCAGGAATTTTTACCTTGGTCTGAGTGAAATCAGTTTCTATCAGGACTTCACATTCAGCTGGCATCAAATCACACCTGGTTGATTTCAATACAGGGTGAAAGAAACCCTTCAGAAATTTGACATACTGATCACAGAGCCTTTCtatgagcaaaaaaaaaatgtaagcagaGTTTAAGCTTCCTTTTCAGGAGATCAGGGTTTTACTACACAGGGGAGATAAAGGAGGTCATTGCTTTCCTAAGACTGACATTTCACGcaaaaaggaaattgaaaagCAATTACACAGTGCTAAATCCATCTTAAGCTCCAAGTTTAAGCCTTTCTCAGGAAATGCATGTACTTTCCCTTCTGCCAAATGCTTGAACAGAGGTGCATACCTGTGCTGCACAGCGATCACTAATATATAAATTAAGACCATTTCACTTACCGGGTTGTGGATATCAATCCATTCGGTAGTTTTGGACTCAACAAACTTCCCATCAATGAAGAGTTTGGTGGTTGGCTGTGGAGGACAAAACACTGGATGGTGAGCCATCTTTATCCAAAGGTGCCTAGATACCAGTGAGCCTTATTACATGCAAATCTTCACCATTTACCACTATGCTGCCCACTGAAGAGTCTAGATCTAGTATTTAGAGGAAGACCCAGCTAAATGCTTAAGCTGAAATTTTTCACGCTCTCTGCCCcgtttttctcttgcttcacaCTAAAGTGgccaaaattatttctaaaagcagttatacaaaaaataaattgctataCTTATGTTCATAACTATTTCAATCTACTTAATCACCCAGTGTTTACTAAGTTAGAAAACTTAAAACCAGCAATTCATAAATGTTCAGAACAAACAGTTAATAATTCACCTTGTGACAATTCCATGTACCCAGTGCACACTGTACTATGTGCTTTCTTCCCATCAAGCCACTAAGTCTGTCTCTCCAGCTCACTGCTGCGGGCATAAAATTGGACTTTCCCCACTCCCCACTTGATCCTGCAACTAAGAGCAAGGAACCTGCATCTGCCGAGTTCAGTGACTgtcctggcaggcagcacagaaaacagaactttcCAACTCAGatgcagaggagagaaaaggaaaattcgGGATAAGGAGTGTTCAGGTGAACAGAGGGCAGAAGGAAAAGTGAGGTAGAAGCTGTAACTAGCACTGGATAGGCAATAGAACTGTACCAGGCAGGAAAACAGATTGAGACTGTATAAATTAAGAAGCCAGAAACTAGGAGTTGATATTGGGAGGTAAGGAGAGAACTAGGAGAGAGCAAGAACCAGTTAATCATGTCACAAACCAGTGGCTTGGGGAGAACAGacaaaaggaaggggaaatggATCTGCTGTGTAAAGAATAGAAATGGGACACATTCACAGAATGGGATATAACCCCAAATATATCAGGAAACTCTGTGAAGAAATTAGGATGTAGAATTATGAGAGCGAGATGAGGACTGTGATGCTATCCAAGGTATAACGAAGTGAAAGATCAGAGGAAGAATCAGGAATATAAATGGTGTTGCCTGGATAAGTGATGATAATTGAAAGTGGAAGAGAGTCAAAAAAGTGAATAGCAATGAGAGCTGGGAGATGATAAAACTAGGATAGCAAGTGTAAACTAAGTGTTAATGAATAAGCAAGACCTAGTGATTTGGGAGGTAACACCTGATgtgaataaagaataaaaagttgCAGATGATTACATAGCTGGAATTACCCTTGGGAAAGAGAGACAGAAGTCTGTGCCTATGAAAACACAATACCCTCCAGAACCTGCAAGAAAGCGCAGGAAAGCTGAGTCCCTTGACTGAGTTTCCTGACAGAAAAGGCCTTCTAGTGCTGGTCTAAAGAATTACAAAGTCCTACCACTATCAAGTCACTCTGTTAACCCAAGTGCCAGTTATCTGCAGCGGACCTACAAGCTCCAGTGCTCTATAACCCACGTTGACTTTAGTGCAATGGaatttatggggtttttttttcaaagtgcttaAAAGGGATATCTAGAAAACCGCACATACAacgaaaaaatattttaagcaagtCATGAAATGCTGAATTAAGATTGATTACTCTTTTTCCATAAGATTaaccctgtttttttctgcagggaaagaagctgctgcaggaaagcagtCTATTTGGAGATTGATGATTTAGCTGTTCAGGACTTGGAGAGTGTACAGCCATGGatactagaagaaaaaaggcactGTAACAGTTCAAGCTGATCCGTATTACCCAAAGGAAATCAGATCCTCTCTCTGCCACAAACAGATGATATGAGGTCAGTCCACACAGCTtgaaacaatctttttttcacACATTAGCATTCGTCATAAATACCATATTAATTTTGCTCATCTTATTGAAGAGCTATTAAATGAAATCGAAAGATCAGGGGAAAAAACGGGCTGGTGTAGCCGTAGCGCTGGAGAAAGCAGCTCGGGACGCGATTAACTGAACACACGCGTCGCCCTCGGGCGCACCCGCCGAGCCAGGGCAGACCCACAAACCTGACGCTgacctttccttccttcctttccccccgTGGAGCACGGCGGCCCCCGAGCTCCAGGCACGGGCACTCCCAAGTGTTTGCTCCAGAAATATCACCGCGGAGCcacggggaggggaggggagccGGGCGGGCAGAAACGACCCGACAAGAGGAGACCCGAGGGCAACCTTCGGCCGGTTGCagagggcggcggcggcgcccggggcCCCCGCggcctccccccagccccgggctcCCCCGCGcaccccccgcccgcccgccggtCCCGCTCCGCGGGACGGCCACTCACCACCGAGGACGAAGAGAAGGAGGCGGCGGCTGAGGCGATCCGGGAGGCAGGGGCAATCCGAGGCAGCTGGACAGGAGGGGAAGCACAGACCAGCCCAGTTCCTCAGGGCTCCCGACCGCCCCCACCCCGCGCCACGGGCCCGGCGGGCACCGAACCTCCCCGCCCGTCACCGCCGGGGCGCCGTCAGCTACCCCCTGCCCGGCACCGCCTCACCCGCGGGACCCCGGTGGGCCGcgaccccccccgcccccacgGCCTCCGCCCCCCCGCCCTGAGGGAGCCGCCGCGGCGCCGGGCCCGCCGCCTCACCCTCAGCaccgcgcgccgccgcccgccccagGCGCCGcgcgccaccgccgccgccatgCCCGCCCCAGGGTCGCTGCAGCCACGGCCCCCGGCGgcgcccctcgccccgcccccgcccgcccggggccccgcccccgcgcgcTCATTGGCCTCCCGCTCACCAGCCCCGCGGCTCCGCTCTCCCCTCCGGCGGGGGCCTCGCGGCCCGCAACCAATCGCCGTCAGCAAAgccctcccccgccccctcccgcgCCGGGCCGTGGATTGGCCGCCAGAGCTCAGCCGCCCACCGAGCGTCAGAGCCCGGATTGGCCGAGCGGCGCCCGGCGGCGACGCCTCCTGGCGGTGGCGGCGAGAGCGACGCGTGGGGGTCGTGGGCGGGCGGGGGGTTTGTCCCTCCTCTGCCGCGTGGGCGCGGCCGCGAGGGTGGGATCACGTGCTGAGGCGGGGGGGGTCGCGTGTCCCGCGGGTGGCGGCGGCGTGTCACGTGAGGCGGGCGCGATGGCGGCTCCCGCGGACGGTAAGGCGCCGGTAggccgcgccgctcccgctGCCGGTCCCgctgccgccggcggggccTGGGCCGGGCCTCACACCCCGTCTCTGTTGCAGGCGCCGACCTGGAGGCCTCGCTGCTGAGCTTCGAGAAGCTGGACCGCGCCTCGCCGGACCTGTGGCCCGAGCAGCGTaagcgcggcggggccgcggccgctctgacgggggcgggcggggggaggcagcTGCGCAGGCTGGGCCCGCAGGGGCTGGGCCaggccggggcgggggctgaGTGCTGCCACCCGAGGCCCTCACCCCCCTCACCGTTCGTTTTCTCTCCCCAGTGCCCGGCGTCGCCGAGTTCGCCGCCTCCTTCAAAAGCGTGAGTGAGCGCCGCTGggccccggcctccccctgccccgggtgGCAGGGCTGCCCTCGCCTCTTGTGGGCTTTAAGTCTCTGCTCTGTAAAACCTATCTCAGTTATAACGTCAGTATATGCTAGCATGATCCTTTTGGGTTTAGCGTGTCtcttacatatatatgtatctcATACCTGGTGCAACTTAATGTGGGAGTTACACcttggaagaaataaattttaatctGTAGGAAATTCCGCTTTTCATCCTGATTTTGGCTTGTGGGTGGGAGCATGTTGTTTTTAACTCAAAAAGTCCAGGGAAAGCTAGAAAACAAGTCTAAACATAAGAACACCTCTACAGAGCACCTGTAACTCTCATATTTTTGCTGTCAGTGTAATGCCATTTGTAGTTTTCAATATGAGATCACACTTCTTTATCTAAT comes from the Falco cherrug isolate bFalChe1 chromosome 7, bFalChe1.pri, whole genome shotgun sequence genome and includes:
- the ALDH6A1 gene encoding methylmalonate-semialdehyde dehydrogenase [acylating], mitochondrial isoform X2, with translation MPAECEVLIETDFTQTKATNEVVSRVPKATASEMEAAVASCKKAFWNWSETSVLSRQQIFLRYQQLIKDNLKEISKLITFEQGKTLADAEGDVFRGLQVVEHACSVTSLILGETMPSITKDMDTYTYRLPLGVCAGIAPFNFPAMIPLWMFPMAMVCGNTFLMKPSERVPGALMFLAKLFQDAGAPDGTLNIIHGQHEAVNFICDHPDIRAISFVGSNQAGEYIYERGSRNGKRVQANMGAKNHGVVMPDANKENTLNQLVGAAFGAAGQRCMALSTAILVGEAQKWLPELVDRAKNLRVNAGDQPGADLGPLISPQAKERVCHLIEKGVKEGASLLLDGRSIKVKGYENGNFVGPTILGNVKPHMTCYKEEIFGPVLVVLEAETLDDAIEMVNNNPYGNGTAIFTTNGATARKYSHLVDVGQVGVNVPIPVPLPMFSFTGSRASFRGDTNFYGKQGVQFYTQLKTIISQWKEEDATVTKPAVVMPTMGN
- the ALDH6A1 gene encoding methylmalonate-semialdehyde dehydrogenase [acylating], mitochondrial isoform X1, translated to MAAAVARGAWGGRRRAVLRLPRIAPASRIASAAASFSSSSVPTTKLFIDGKFVESKTTEWIDIHNPATNEVVSRVPKATASEMEAAVASCKKAFWNWSETSVLSRQQIFLRYQQLIKDNLKEISKLITFEQGKTLADAEGDVFRGLQVVEHACSVTSLILGETMPSITKDMDTYTYRLPLGVCAGIAPFNFPAMIPLWMFPMAMVCGNTFLMKPSERVPGALMFLAKLFQDAGAPDGTLNIIHGQHEAVNFICDHPDIRAISFVGSNQAGEYIYERGSRNGKRVQANMGAKNHGVVMPDANKENTLNQLVGAAFGAAGQRCMALSTAILVGEAQKWLPELVDRAKNLRVNAGDQPGADLGPLISPQAKERVCHLIEKGVKEGASLLLDGRSIKVKGYENGNFVGPTILGNVKPHMTCYKEEIFGPVLVVLEAETLDDAIEMVNNNPYGNGTAIFTTNGATARKYSHLVDVGQVGVNVPIPVPLPMFSFTGSRASFRGDTNFYGKQGVQFYTQLKTIISQWKEEDATVTKPAVVMPTMGN